One genomic window of Metopolophium dirhodum isolate CAU chromosome 4, ASM1992520v1, whole genome shotgun sequence includes the following:
- the LOC132942460 gene encoding protein artichoke codes for MRTRWKEVLLVAALMVFNSCLSTITSCEDLQSEFRYPCVCEELRQIDGLALNCDGVVYPGDHVNLPKDAPVLVFTQRNAGHHSVPTHLFPSTVKLDLSQNSIRRLSEKSFNTIQHTVEDLRLAGNLLGDTLNPIFSSTEFHGLSKLIRLDLSENRISSLEEGILKGCVHLEELKLDGNRLAFIPSTSLNGPETLRTLSLKNNRIDSIQQGSFLSQKSLIKIDLSSNRVNNIEIGAFEGLSVLKQLLLSENRLSKFNSDVFYGAEKLDKLDISNNFIVEFPSLALRKFDNLKILNLSSNLIQKLENSQLASLEVLDVSRNNIGNISPGTFTSLKKLKILNLAVNMLRTVEDDAFEGLTNLESLSLEDNNILLIPATALSKLPRLSKLRLDFNRIAALSSNILRGLSEILIELGLSRNVIREIPPDVFQDFKLLKVLDLSGNLLLSVEPSTFSGLEDTLEHLNLQGNRIASLSSEPINLQKLKTLDLSYNQLKEIPRHTFTVMSSLSSLNLSHNPHLALIPVSVFHPLTQLQKLDISFTSIKVLSPELFFKTLSLTHLYIQNNGITELPETMFQSLTNLVILDLSENQISNIRIGSFMGLSSIRYVNLSKNKLSSFKGEYFITKRSNGTPLEEIDLSNNQISYLFPSTFKVHPSIKVIKVSNNKFNFFPSELIAGLANLQEVDLSKNSLKTLEEFDFAGLPQLRKLNLANNQIDTISETTFHNSTQLQNIKLANNNLERIGERTFQGLNRLQYLDLENNNLTELPDLIFDRTRLKVLENINLAKNRFTIAPLKSLQKQYFFLSSVDLSSNQLTELQTDDSILVNIKKLDLSFNNLSEATIKNILSEPKTVRELNLAGTGITSLSPLETPFLQKLNLSYNRINEVDEHMFDRSTLIEELDLSHNELQSLTSLRAVWPKLNQVQLVDVSWNPISNVVVGDLDKLESLRSLRINDLLECDKIEKNAFRNLGNLVELKMYEFPKLGYLDVTGLLNYLQSLEALEIEVKDSSIGSQLSAAMNPRLKSLTIRGQRITSISSGALAGLKYRQVHIRIQNTSLTALPPSLLIALPRSSVIQLDVFDNQLATLTSQFLAALDDRRSSLKLNGLRANPIYCDCNVRALRRSPLALDLVCSAPAFVAGSLLIEIPDDDLTCDVSRQTTTTTTTSTTAATTTAATAGPVVVKAPKQRTTTEPDIIWSLPPATASPPHQQQKSPAVAKAPNQVAAATIANDDTLIIGIVAGVVVFIAILVIIICIVRIRLSTAEYNSHMNALPPVLGAPMHCTNQACPCPKTNGQNVLYPMSAAASYSNSYATLPAHKLSSVSSPLRQSYNALNVPTPYTQNPYYIPYGGGVDEKDYAMSMR; via the exons ATGCGTACCAGATGGAAGGAGGTGCTATTGGTAGCAGCGTTAATGGTCTTCAACTCATGTCTGTCCACCATTACGTCATGTGAAGACTTACAATCAGAGTTCCGGTACCCTTGTGTTTGCGAAGAACTGAGACAGATCGATGGTCTAGCGTTAAACTGCGATGGGGTGGTCTATCCAGGCGACCACGTGAATTTACCAAAGGACGCGCCAGTCTTGGTATTCACCCAGAGAAATGCTGGTCACCATTCTGTGCCCACACATCTATTTCCGTCTACGG TCAAGCTAGACTTGTCGCAAAATTCTATAAGAAGATTGTCCGAAAAGTCATTTAATACCATACAGCATACAGTTGAAGATCTGAGGTTGGCCGGTAATTTGTTAGGTGACACCTTAAATCCAATATTTTCTTCTACGGAATTTCATGGATTATCGAAACTAATACGATTGGATCTCAGCGAAAACAGGATATCGTCCTTAGAGGAAGGCATATTAAAGGGCTGTGTACATTTAGAG GAACTGAAGTTGGACGGTAATCGTTTAGCATTTATACCCAGCACGTCATTGAATGGCCCCGAAACGCTACGGACTCTATCTCTAAAAAATAACCGAATTG ATAGTATTCAACAAGGTTCTTTTCTGTCACAAAAATCTTTAATAAAGATAGACTTATCGTCAAACAGAGTAAACAACATTGAAATAGGAGCGTTTGAAGGTTTATCAGTGTTGAAACAGCTTTTATTATCAGAGAACCGACTGTCAAAATTTAACAGTGATGTTTTTTATg gtGCGGAAAAGCTGGACAAATTAGACATTTCcaacaattttattgttgaatTTCCATCTCTTGCTTTaagaaaatttgataatttaaaaatattaaatttatcttcAAATTTGATACaa aaattggaGAATTCGCAATTAGCATCATTAGAAGTATTAGACGTTAGTAGAAATAACATTGGGAACATTTCACCGGGAACTTTTACGAgcttaaagaaattaaaaatcttaaacttAGCTGTAAACATGTTAAGAACT gtgGAAGATGATGCTTTTGAAGGTTTAACAAATCTTGAATCGTTGTCTTTGGAAGATAATAACATCTTATTGATACCTGCAACTGCACTCAGTAAGTTACCACGTTTAAGCAAATTGCGTCTAGATTTCAATAGAATTGCAGCGCTTTCTTCGAATATTCTTAGAGGGTTGTCAGAAATCTTAATTGAACTAGGTTTGAGCAGAAACGTTATCAGAGAAATACCTCCAGATGTATTTCAA GATTTCAAACTCTTAAAAGTTCTTGATTTATCGGGAAATTTACTATTGTCTGTAGAACCGTCGACGTTCTCAGGTTTAGAAGACACTCTGGAACATTTAAATCTTCAAGGTAACAGAATTGCTTCGCTTTCATCGGAACCAATCAATCTTCAAAAGTTGAAAACTCTCGATTTGTCATACAATCAACTAAAAGAAATACCTCGACATACATTTACCGTGATGTCTTCGTTGTCAAGTTTAAACTTGAGCCACAACCCTCATTTAGCTTTGATACCTGTAAGCGTATTCCACCCATTGACACAACTGCAAAAACTCGATATCAGCTTTACTAGCATAAAAGTCTTGAGCCCTGAATTGTTTTTCAAGACTTTGTCACTTACTCACCTTTACATACAAAATAACGGTATCACCGAGTTGCCGGAAACCATGTTCCAAAGTTTGACTAACCTAGTTATATTGGATTTATCGGAAAATCAAATATCGAACATACGCATTGGTTCATTTATGGGCCTTTCTTCGATTAGATATGTAAAtttgtctaaaaataaattgtcttcATTTAAAGGAGAATATTTCATTACAAAACGAAGCAATGGGACACCGCTGGAAGAAATCGATTTGTCTAACAATCAAATTAGTTATTTGTTCCCGTCTACGTTTAAAGTACATCCCAGTATAAAAGTTATCAAAGTgtcaaataacaaatttaactttttccCCTCCGAGCTTATTGCTGGTCTTGCAAATTTACAAGAAGTAGATTTAAgcaaaaatagtttgaaaacaCTGGAAGAATTTGATTTTGCTGGTTTACCACAactaagaaaattaaatttagcaAATAACCAAATTGACACCATAAGTGAGACGACGTTTCATAATTCTACCCAATTGCAAAACATTAAATTGGCCAACAATAATTTGGAACGAATCGGCGAGAGAACTTTCCAAGGATTGAATAGATTACAATATTTGGATTTGGAGAATAATAATTTGACAGAATTACCCGATTTAATTTTCGACCGAACCCGTTTAAAAGTTCTCGAGAACATTAACTTGGCCAAGAATAGGTTTACAATAGCACCGTTGAAAAGTTTACAGAAACAATATTTCTTTTTGTCATCCGTAGACTTGTCTTCAAATCAATTGACCGAGTTGCAGACCGACGACAGTATATTGGTGAACATTAAAAAACTCGACTTGTCGTTTAACAATCTATCTGAAGCGACCATTAAAAACATACTCAGTGAACCCAAAACGGTACGCGAATTGAATTTGGCGGGCACTGGGATCACGTCATTATCGCCCTTGGAAACACCGTTCCTACAAAAACTGAACCTATCTTATAATCGAATAAACGAAGTGGACGAACATATGTTTGACCGATCGACACTGATAGAGGAACTTGATTTGTCGCACAACGAATTACAAAGCCTGACGTCCTTGAGGGCCGTTTGGCCGAAGTTGAATCAGGTGCAGCTGGTTGACGTTTCTTGGAACCCGATATCAAACGTCGTCGTGGGAGACTTGGACAAGCTGGAATCGTTGCGGTCGTTGCGGATTAACGATTTGCTTGAATGCGACAAGATCGAAAAGAATGCGTTCAGAAATCTCGGTAACCTGGTCGAACTGAAAATGTACGAATTCCCGAAACTGGGTTACCTGGACGTCACTGGCTTGTTGAACTACCTGCAGTCGTTGGAGGCGCTGGAGATCGAAGTGAAAGACTCGTCCATCGGCAGTCAGCTGTCGGCCGCCATGAACCCCAGGCTCAAGTCGTTGACCATACGTGGACAGCGGATCACTTCCATATCGTCGGGCGCACTGGCCGGCCTCAAATACCGGCAGGTGCACATCCGAATCCAAAACACATCGCTGACCGCTCTGCCACCGTCGCTGCTGATCGCGTTGCCCCGGTCGTCGGTCATCCAACTGGACGTGTTCGACAACCAATTGGCCACACTCACATCTCAGTTCCTGGCCGCCCTGGATGACCGGCGGAGCTCGCTGAAGCTTAACGGCCTGCGCGCCAATCCCATCTACTGCGACTGCAACGTCAGGGCGCTGAGGCGGTCACCGCTCGCGTTGGACCTGGTGTGCTCCGCGCCAGCGTTCGTGGCCGGCAGCCTGCTGATCGAGATCCCGGACGACGACCTGACCTGTGACGTCAGCCGGCAGACCACGACCACGACCACGACGTCGACAACCGCGGCCACCACCACCGCAGCCACGGCAGGCCCCGTCGTCGTCAAAGCGCCCAAACAGCGGACGACCACCGAGCCGGACATAATTTGGTCACTGCCACCGGCCACCGCCAGTCCACCGCATCAGCAACAGAAGTCGCCGGCCGTCGCCAAGGCACCCAACCAGGTCGCGGCTGCGACCATCGCCAACGACGACACGCTGATCATCGGCATCGTGGCCGGTGTCGTGGTGTTCATCGCCATACTGGTGATCATCATATGCATCGTACGCATACGGCTGTCCACCGCCGAGTACAATTCGCACATGAACGCCCTGCCGCCCGTCCTCGGAGCCCCGATGCACTGCACCAATCAGGCGTGCCCGTGCCCAAAGACCAACGGCCAGAACGTCCTGTACCCCATGTCGGCGGCCGCGTCCTACAGCAACAGTTACGCCACGCTGCCCGCTCATAAGTTGTCGTCCGTGTCGTCGCCACTTCGGCAGTCCTACAACGCACTGAACGTGCCCACGCCGTACACGCAGAATCCGTATTACATACCGTATGGCGGCGGCGTTGACGAGAAGGACTACGCGATGAGCATGAGATAG